The DNA window TCATCGCAATCGGAAGGAATACCACCACAATTACCAATGTAATCGCCGCAACGGTAAATCCAATTTCCGAAGCTCCGTCATATGCAGCCCTGATCTTACTTTTACCCATCTCCATGTGACGGTAAATGTTTTCCAGTACCACGATCGCATCATCCACAAGGATACCTACCACAAGAGAAAGTCCAAGTAAACTCATCAAGTTCAAAGTATACCCCATCAGGTTCATTCCAATGAAAGCAGCAATTAATGAAGCCGGAATGGAAACCATTACAATGAAGGCATTTCTAATACTGTGAAGGAATAATAACATCACCACTGCCACAAGAATAATCGCTAAGAATAAGTCGAAAATTACGTGGTTGGCAGATTCAAGGGTAAAGTCTGTAGTATCATTTACTACTTTTACTTTTATTCCCTGAACTTTATAGGCTGCTTCTACTGTTGCAATCGTTTTCTGAACACTTTCAGATACGGCAACCGCATTGGCATCCGATTGTTTTTTAACCTGCATTAAGATCGTAGGAAACTGATTGAACCTTGCTACTTTTTCAACATCTTTCTGAGAGTCAAAAACCGTTGCAATATCAGATAAACGAACCTGAGCTCCATCTTTATTAGAAACCACAAGGTTGTTCATTTCCTGGGTTGACTTATATTTTCCTGATAATCTGATCGTAGATTTTGAAGTTCTCGTTTTCAAACTACCTGTAGGGAAATCTAAGTTTGATGAAAGAATAGCCTGTTGTACATCAGCAATGGAAAGTCCATACCCCTGTAACTTTTTCTCATCAAGGTTTACCTGAATTTCTCTTTCCTGTCCACCCACAAGATCAACTTGTGCCACACCATTTACACGAGAGAAAATAGGTTCTATTTTTTTATCTAAAAGGTCATAAAGCTCTTTATTGTTCAATTTATCAGATGAAATACTCATCGTGATAATTGGTAAATCATCCAAAGAGAATTTGTTCAGTGAAGGTGGATCTACATCATCCGGAAGATCTTTAAGAACTGCATTTACCTTACGCTGAGCATCATTCAAAGCATAATCTACATCCGCTCCATCGTTCAGCTGAACCATGATTACAGATAAACTTTCGTATGAAGAAGATTCTACTTTTTTTACGTTTTCCAAAGATCCAACGGCGTCCTCAATCTTCCGGGTAACGGAAGTTTCCACCTCTGCAGGAGAAGCTCCAGGATAGGTCGTAGAAATCGTTACCATATTGGTTTCGAACTTCGGAATCAATTCGTATCCCATGAGTGTATAACTCAGGATACCTCCCAATGTCAGAATTGTAAATAATACAATAACTAACGATGGTCTTTTAATCGATATTTCTGCTAACTTCATGGTCTACTACTTTACAATATTGATTTTTGACCCGTTATCCAAGTTGATCTGTCCACTGGTAATTACCTGTTGTCCATCAGTAAGACCAGATAATACCTGTACTTTATCTCCGTATACTTTTCCAATCGTTACTTTGATCAGTTTGGCAGTTCCGTTTTGAACAACAAATAACTGACCTGAACTTACTCCATTTACGAATGCTTCTGAAGGAACAGTTAACATATTTTGAGTTTCAGCTCCGTGATTGGTTTTAAATATGGCTGTAGCATACATACCTGCTTTCAGTTGTCCGTTATTTTGAATCTCAATTTCAACCGGGAAATTTAAAGAAGCATCACTCTTAGGAGCAATAAATGTAATTCTTCCACTGAAAGAACCTTCTGGTAAAACATTTACGTTAATTGGAACCTCCTGACCCAATTGAATTCTCCCAATCTGGCTTTCGTCCACTAATACAGAAAGTTTTAAGCTGTTGATATTAACAATTTCAAACATTGAATTTCCTATTGCAACAACACTTCCCGGTTCAACCATTTTTTTGTTAACGGTACCACTGATACCTGCACGGATGCTTGTATCATTTACTCTTACTCCCTGAGCTTTTACAGCAGCCTGCATATTTTTTAACTGTAATCTTGAGTTATCCAATTGTTGCTTGGTAACCCCACCAGTCTTGTATGCATTTTCATAACGTTGGTTATCTATAATGGCATTTTGTAAGTTGTTCTGAGCCTGTGTTACATCAACTTCGATAGCATCTCTTTTAATAGTTGCTAAAGTCTGACCAGCAGAAACTCTTGAACCTTCTTTTACCAAAACACTCACGATACGTCCGGCAATTTCAGAAGCCTGATTCATTTCCTGCTTTGGTAAAAAAGTACCGTTAGCAGAATAATCTGTATCTATATTTTCTCTTTTTACAGTAACAACATTCACATTGATCTTGTCAACCTGTTTTGCAACTTCTTTAACTTCCTGCGTCTGTTTTTCCTTGTTTCCTGCAATCTTATATGCCGCTAAACCTATAAGTACGGCTGCTACGATGATATATATTAAAGTTTTTTTCATTTTAGTTATGGGTTTTGTAGTGTGTTTAATTCTCCTTTAGCTTTAATTAATTTGATCTCAGCCTGCTTATAATCTAACAATGCATTTGAATAATTCTGTTTCGCTTCTGTTAAAGCATTTTCAGAATCCAAAACTTCTGTAAGCGTAGCCAAACCGTTCTGGTAATTGGATTGAGTATTTTTCTGTACTCTTTCTGCAAGGCCTACATTATCTTTCATGCTCTGGATATTAATGATTGAATTCTCCATATTGGAAATTGCATTTTTATAATCCAAACTTAAACTTAGCTGGGTATTCTGAATATCCTGATCTAAATCCTGAATATCAATTTCCGCCTGTTGGATCTTAGCTTTTGTAGCACCACCTGTGAAGATCGGAACATTTATATTCAATCCTATTGCAGAATAATCACTCCAAAGTACACCATTACTCAGACCATTGGTAAGAGGAAATTTCTTTCCTGTTGCAGCCCACGCATAGTTTGCCTGAAGACTTACAGTAGGATAAAGATAAGCTTCCGTCGCTTTCTTATTAAACACAAGAAGTTCTCTGTTTTTGTTCTTTACTTTCAGCTCTAAACGATCGTCCAGATTCACATTGCTCATAATAAGCTCAGGTCTTGGTTCAATCGTTTTTTCTTCAAGTTCGATTTTGGTATCAATAGGAACTCCCATATAAAACTTTAAAGCATTTTTTGAAAGTTCTACGGAA is part of the Chryseobacterium paludis genome and encodes:
- a CDS encoding TolC family protein, producing MKRKRITAIKLKIGIAAAFMIFGYSSVSAQQQVSLQEAIKQALQNKAEAKKAALQIKKAEYKIDEARAGALPQVTGTAALTYNPIIQQSLLEFGGQRITAQLGQPWSTNAGINVQQALFDQRVFTGLKAAKSTREFYILNAQLTNEQIIENVATAYYQVFVQEENLKTVEVSYSNTERVRNVIKSLLDNGLAKSIDLDRTNVQLTNIGSNRQQLINSVELSKNALKFYMGVPIDTKIELEEKTIEPRPELIMSNVNLDDRLELKVKNKNRELLVFNKKATEAYLYPTVSLQANYAWAATGKKFPLTNGLSNGVLWSDYSAIGLNINVPIFTGGATKAKIQQAEIDIQDLDQDIQNTQLSLSLDYKNAISNMENSIINIQSMKDNVGLAERVQKNTQSNYQNGLATLTEVLDSENALTEAKQNYSNALLDYKQAEIKLIKAKGELNTLQNP
- a CDS encoding efflux RND transporter periplasmic adaptor subunit is translated as MKKTLIYIIVAAVLIGLAAYKIAGNKEKQTQEVKEVAKQVDKINVNVVTVKRENIDTDYSANGTFLPKQEMNQASEIAGRIVSVLVKEGSRVSAGQTLATIKRDAIEVDVTQAQNNLQNAIIDNQRYENAYKTGGVTKQQLDNSRLQLKNMQAAVKAQGVRVNDTSIRAGISGTVNKKMVEPGSVVAIGNSMFEIVNINSLKLSVLVDESQIGRIQLGQEVPINVNVLPEGSFSGRITFIAPKSDASLNFPVEIEIQNNGQLKAGMYATAIFKTNHGAETQNMLTVPSEAFVNGVSSGQLFVVQNGTAKLIKVTIGKVYGDKVQVLSGLTDGQQVITSGQINLDNGSKINIVK